In Sphingobacterium zeae, one genomic interval encodes:
- a CDS encoding LacI family DNA-binding transcriptional regulator: MNKKTTIYDIARELGVTVSTVSRALNNVPTISESTRKIVLEKAKELNYSVNKLASSLSSGKSNTIGVIVPTMQIHFFAEAVHSIEKELKKHNYSLLLYQSNESFADEVNGVKTLLEAQVAGIIASLSLETQETQHFQEVINQRKCLVVFDRTHKNIPAPVVKLDDYKAGYLATQHLLEEGYKNIAFITTDKDIAIFQDRYLGFEAALKDANISPRKDFIIRGDLSIEAGIKGTEQILQSAIQPDAFIGGDDFTAVGIIQALKAAHIDIPATGVIGFANQTFSSFITPTLSSIDQQANKMGEECAKLFLKMVKQKSPYDTIEQIVLDPVLIKRKSTHRIDK; this comes from the coding sequence GTGAATAAAAAAACAACCATTTACGATATCGCCCGTGAGCTAGGAGTAACAGTTTCCACTGTATCCCGCGCATTGAACAATGTGCCTACGATCAGTGAGTCAACACGAAAAATAGTGCTGGAAAAGGCAAAGGAATTAAATTATAGTGTCAATAAGCTGGCCTCTTCCCTTTCTTCGGGCAAGTCCAATACCATCGGTGTCATTGTACCAACGATGCAAATTCATTTTTTCGCGGAAGCCGTACACAGCATTGAAAAAGAACTAAAGAAACACAATTATAGTTTGTTGCTCTATCAATCGAATGAATCTTTTGCCGACGAGGTCAATGGCGTAAAAACTTTACTGGAAGCGCAAGTAGCTGGGATCATTGCGTCTTTGTCTCTGGAAACTCAAGAAACACAGCACTTTCAGGAAGTGATCAATCAGCGCAAATGCCTTGTTGTGTTTGACCGTACCCACAAAAATATTCCTGCACCCGTCGTAAAACTCGACGATTATAAAGCGGGTTATCTTGCAACACAGCATCTACTGGAAGAGGGTTACAAAAATATAGCCTTTATTACAACAGACAAAGATATCGCAATTTTCCAGGATCGGTACCTCGGTTTCGAAGCCGCATTAAAAGATGCGAACATTTCACCGCGCAAAGATTTTATTATCCGCGGCGACTTATCCATTGAAGCCGGCATCAAAGGCACGGAACAGATTCTACAATCTGCCATCCAACCGGATGCCTTCATTGGAGGCGATGACTTTACAGCTGTAGGGATTATCCAAGCTTTAAAAGCTGCCCATATTGATATTCCAGCAACGGGTGTTATCGGTTTTGCAAACCAGACCTTTTCCTCCTTCATTACCCCCACACTATCCAGTATAGACCAACAGGCCAACAAAATGGGCGAAGAATGCGCAAAGTTATTTTTGAAAATGGTCAAACAAAAAAGTCCTTATGACACGATCGAGCAAATTGTTCTTGATCCTGTCTTGATAAAAAGAAAATCTACCCATAGAATAGACAAATAA
- a CDS encoding Na+/H+ antiporter: MIRKIILSICCFLHVVLFALPTRAQQTVEEINRVLDQWHKSSGEVKYGPFLNVIASDGIIMGTDHDERWDKAHAKKFTDQYFNPKNAWTYTYDTRHISFNADSTIAWFDESFKINTKSFRGVGVLSKLDNAWKIRQYSMSVSAPYSDVKAAVGGKAGQKIHSNLLLVMLLFFFMAMLFVLSQRLKISYPILLVIGGLVISLIPGVPVISVDPDIVFMVFLPPLLFEAAWYTNWGNFLKWRRSIFIMGFGLVFFTSLAIAYFSVSIIPGFTLALGFLLGGIISPPDAVAASSVLKGISLPKRGIAILEGESLVNDAASLTVFRFASIAILTGQFVMTNAATQFLVLSVMGVVVGLVIGHILYVFLRYVAKSSSISTPITLIAPYLMYIVAEHFEWSGVLAVVSGGLFLSFRAGDYLNYHTRIQTKEVWATVGFLLNGFVFILIGLELPVIINGLGEYSMSEAIDYALAIAVIVIILRLIAVYLSAFVPRILFKRIRIKEKSPGWKLPLVIGWAGMRGVVSLASALAIPLTLYDGTAFPHRNLILFITFVVILVTLVFQGLTLPFLIKLIKMEDVDEQVSMEEQIDEIRLRLGKESIAYLDKHYAQEMLEYETIARVKEQIIRSVNASERAKEEDTRAQLSAVRGLYNKIMLELLALRRDGLYKIKESKAYDSDVIREMEYSLDLEESRLSRK; the protein is encoded by the coding sequence ATGATTAGAAAAATCATTTTAAGTATCTGTTGTTTTCTTCATGTAGTGTTATTTGCCTTGCCAACACGTGCCCAGCAAACTGTAGAAGAAATCAATAGGGTGTTAGACCAATGGCACAAGTCTTCGGGTGAGGTAAAGTATGGCCCATTTTTGAATGTTATTGCTTCCGATGGAATCATTATGGGTACCGATCATGATGAAAGGTGGGATAAAGCACATGCAAAGAAGTTCACTGATCAATATTTCAATCCCAAGAATGCATGGACATACACATATGACACTAGGCATATCAGCTTCAACGCAGATAGTACCATTGCTTGGTTTGATGAATCTTTTAAGATCAATACCAAGTCTTTTCGTGGTGTAGGCGTATTGAGCAAGCTGGATAATGCGTGGAAGATCCGCCAATACAGTATGTCGGTTTCGGCTCCCTATTCGGATGTGAAAGCTGCAGTAGGTGGAAAGGCTGGCCAGAAAATTCATAGCAATCTCTTATTGGTGATGCTGCTCTTTTTCTTTATGGCCATGTTATTTGTGCTCAGTCAACGCTTAAAGATCTCTTATCCAATTTTGTTAGTGATTGGAGGACTCGTGATTTCCTTGATTCCGGGTGTTCCCGTCATTAGTGTAGACCCTGATATTGTGTTTATGGTCTTTTTGCCGCCTTTACTTTTTGAAGCCGCCTGGTATACCAATTGGGGTAATTTTTTAAAGTGGCGCAGGTCTATTTTTATCATGGGCTTCGGTCTGGTTTTCTTCACATCCTTGGCCATTGCGTACTTTTCAGTGAGTATTATTCCCGGGTTTACCTTAGCACTGGGTTTTTTGCTGGGTGGGATCATCTCGCCTCCCGATGCTGTTGCGGCGAGTTCAGTATTGAAAGGTATCAGTCTTCCTAAACGGGGAATAGCGATATTGGAAGGAGAAAGTCTGGTCAACGATGCTGCATCACTCACTGTATTTCGATTTGCATCGATTGCCATCCTTACGGGCCAGTTTGTAATGACCAATGCGGCGACGCAATTTCTTGTATTATCGGTGATGGGCGTTGTGGTTGGCCTGGTCATCGGCCACATCCTGTATGTCTTTTTAAGATATGTGGCGAAATCGTCCAGCATATCAACACCTATTACGCTCATCGCACCCTACTTAATGTATATTGTCGCAGAACATTTTGAATGGTCGGGCGTTTTGGCAGTGGTAAGTGGTGGATTGTTTCTTTCTTTTCGGGCAGGGGATTATCTCAACTATCATACCCGTATTCAAACGAAAGAAGTATGGGCAACGGTAGGCTTTCTCTTAAATGGATTCGTTTTCATTTTGATTGGGCTTGAGTTACCCGTAATCATTAATGGATTGGGCGAATATTCGATGTCAGAGGCCATTGATTATGCGTTGGCGATCGCCGTGATCGTCATTATTTTGCGATTGATCGCAGTTTATCTTTCGGCTTTTGTTCCTAGAATATTATTCAAGCGGATTCGGATAAAGGAAAAAAGCCCGGGATGGAAACTGCCCTTGGTTATTGGCTGGGCAGGAATGAGAGGGGTGGTTTCGTTGGCATCAGCATTAGCGATTCCGTTGACGTTATATGATGGCACAGCTTTCCCACACCGTAATCTGATTTTGTTCATTACGTTTGTCGTCATTTTGGTGACGCTTGTCTTTCAGGGGCTAACATTACCCTTTTTAATTAAGTTGATAAAGATGGAAGATGTCGACGAGCAAGTTTCCATGGAAGAGCAGATTGATGAGATTCGCTTACGCCTTGGTAAAGAATCTATCGCCTATTTGGATAAGCACTATGCACAGGAAATGTTGGAGTATGAGACCATCGCCCGCGTTAAAGAGCAGATCATCCGAAGTGTAAATGCATCCGAACGTGCAAAAGAAGAAGATACACGTGCACAGCTTTCGGCAGTGAGAGGACTGTATAATAAAATAATGTTGGAACTTCTGGCCTTACGTCGTGATGGATTGTATAAGATCAAAGAAAGTAAGGCTTACGATAGCGATGTCATCAGAGAAATGGAGTATTCGCTTGACTTGGAAGAATCCCGTTTATCGCGTAAATAA
- a CDS encoding WD40/YVTN/BNR-like repeat-containing protein produces the protein MKPLFLVFIIQTFLLSQLSAQQAKINIVNQERNSSYRGLSVVDDETVWVSGSNGTVGLSTDAGKNWQWVNPIGYEKTDFRDIEAFDENEAIVISAGSPAIILRTGDGGRSWKEVFSDKRPEIFYDGVAFTSEGVGIAFGDAIQGKMPLLKTVDFGASWKDITAHMPFLITDGEAGFAASGTSIYCNNNGTYWIATGGTVSNIYRSDDEGDTWSRYSCPILQGKNSTGPFSIAFYSSTTGIVVGGDYKEDTNKDRNSFLTNDGGKTWFAPHTAPAGFKSAVVYRSKKQLISTGTSGTDLSNDGGKNWIAIGKESFNAVQKAKGGSAIYLAGDKGKIAKLTW, from the coding sequence ATGAAACCATTATTTCTGGTCTTTATTATCCAAACCTTCCTACTGAGCCAGCTTAGTGCTCAACAAGCAAAAATTAACATCGTAAATCAAGAACGTAACAGCAGCTACAGAGGCCTAAGCGTGGTCGACGATGAGACCGTATGGGTGAGTGGTAGCAACGGTACCGTTGGGCTTAGTACCGATGCTGGTAAAAACTGGCAGTGGGTCAATCCGATTGGCTATGAAAAAACAGATTTTAGAGATATTGAAGCATTTGATGAAAATGAAGCCATCGTTATTTCCGCGGGTTCACCAGCCATCATCTTACGTACCGGCGACGGCGGCCGAAGCTGGAAGGAGGTTTTCAGTGACAAGCGACCAGAAATATTTTATGACGGTGTGGCATTTACATCAGAAGGTGTGGGTATTGCTTTCGGCGATGCCATTCAAGGTAAAATGCCGCTGTTAAAAACTGTCGATTTTGGAGCGTCTTGGAAGGATATCACGGCACATATGCCCTTTTTAATAACTGATGGAGAAGCTGGTTTTGCTGCTAGCGGAACATCCATATACTGCAACAACAATGGAACATACTGGATTGCCACTGGGGGTACAGTGTCCAATATCTATCGCAGCGACGACGAAGGCGACACATGGTCACGTTACAGCTGCCCGATCCTGCAGGGAAAAAATAGCACCGGTCCCTTTTCAATTGCTTTCTATTCATCAACGACTGGAATTGTCGTTGGCGGAGATTACAAAGAGGACACCAACAAGGACAGAAACAGCTTTCTGACCAACGATGGCGGTAAAACTTGGTTTGCACCACACACAGCACCCGCTGGATTTAAATCCGCGGTTGTTTATCGCTCAAAAAAACAACTCATCAGCACGGGTACTTCGGGCACAGACTTGTCGAATGACGGTGGTAAAAACTGGATAGCGATCGGAAAGGAAAGCTTCAATGCCGTTCAAAAAGCCAAAGGAGGCAGCGCCATATATCTGGCCGGAGATAAAGGAAAAATAGCGAAGTTAACATGGTAA